The following is a genomic window from Nitrospira sp..
TGACGACTTTCACGCGGACCCGGCTGCCGGTCACGTCCTGTCCATCTTTGATCGATTCGATCCGCCGGATGTCGAGGCGCACGGATGAATAGAACTTCAACGCGTTGCCGCCCGTCGTCGTTTCTGGATTGCCGAACATCACACCGATCTTCATCCGAATCTGGTTGATGAAGATCAGGGTCGTCTGTGATTTGGAAATGGCGGCGGTCAGTTTACGCAGCGCCTGGGACATCAACCGCGCCTGCAACCCCATATGGGCATCACCCATCTCGCCTTCGATTTCAGCCCGCGGCACCAGGGCCGCCACCGAGTCCACGACGATGACATCGATCGCGCCGCTGCGGACCAGCGTTTCGGCAATTTCAAGCGCCTGCTCCCCTGTATCCGGCTGCGAGACGAGCAAGTCGTCCGTCTGTACGCCCAGCTTTTTCGCATAGGTCAAATCCAACGCATGTTCCGCATCGATGAAGGCCGCCACGCCGCCGGCCTTTTGCGCCTCGGCGATCGCATGCAGAGTCAGGGTCGTCTTGCCGGACGATTCCGGGCCGAAAATCTCGATCACGCGGCCGCGGGGAAATCCGCCCACCCCCAACGCGATGTCCAGCCCCAGCGAGCCGCTCGATATCGCCGGCACATCCGCAGGCCGATCGTCTGCCCCGAGCTTCATCACCGCACCCTTGCCGTATTGTTTCTCGATCTGTGCCAGGGCCAGGTCCAGTGCGCGCTTTTTCTCGTCTTTTTCAGCCATTCCAGACTCCTTATCGAAGCGTGACTCGTGAAGCGTCTCTCGTATCGAACGCCGGGGAAGACAACGCACCAATCGATACTGAGTTGACCGCAAACCGACAGAACAAAACCCGGACACCGCAAGCGAACAGAACGGCGGATTATACCGGAGTCAGAAGGGAGAAACCTAGCCCACCTCGGCAGGCATGAAGCGGAAAGCGTGAGGCTTCGAGCCTTTTCGAGTATCCCGCGAGGAAGAGAGTGCTACAATGGGCTCCTGCGGATAAGGACCTGAATCATGGCCGACGAGCCTGCGTCAGGGAAACGGTCCGGTCGGAGCAACTGGGTCAGCCTGATCCCCTTCGGGCTCCATCAACAGCATCCCAACAATTACAAAGACATTCTCGACGCAGTCTGGGAAAATCGCGACAGCCTCGGCTACGCCTACCGTATCCTGCGCGACGGTTGCTGCGACGGTTGCTCGCTCGGCACGACCGGCCTGCATGACTGGACCATGAAGGACCTGCACCTCTGCTGGGTGCGACTGCAACTCTTGCGGCTCAACACGATGCCTGTCATGGACTGGCACCGGCTCGAAGAGGTCGCTCCGATGCGCAACATGAAAGGCAAGGCCTTGCGGAAGTTGGGACGTCTGCCCGTTCCGATGGTCCGGCATCGCGGAGACCAAGGGTTCCGACGCGTCTCCTGGGAGGAGGCTGTCTGCCTGATTGCCGACCGGCTGCATGTGACCGATCCTCATCGCATCGGCTGGTTCCTCACCGCCCGTGGCCTGACCAACGAGGCCTATTACGCCCATCAAAAAGTCGCCCGATTCATCGGTACCAATCACGTGGATACCAGTGCGCGCATCTGCCATGCGCCGAGCACCGCCGCGCTTAAGGAAACGGTCGGCTGTTCGGCCACCACCTGTTCCTACAAGGATTGGATCGGGACGGATCTCTTGGTGTTTGTCGGTGCCAACAGCGCCAACAACCAGCCGGTGACGTTGAAATACCTCTACTATGCGAAACAAGCCGGCACCAAGATCTTCGTGGTGAATCCCTTCGTCGAGCCCGGCATGGAACGGTATTGGATTCCCTCCGTGGCGGAGAGCGCCTTGTTCGGCACGAAACTGGCCGATGCCTTCTTTCAGATCCATGTCGGCGGCAACATTCCGTTCTTCTACGGCGTGCTCAAACACCTTATCGAGCGGGATTGGCTCGATCGGGAGTTCATCGCCGCCCGGACCGCAGGCTGGAATGAGCTCGAATCAACAGCGCGCGCCCTGCCTTGGGAACGCCTCGAACAGGGTGCCGGCGTGACGCGCGACGACATGTATCGTTTCGCCGAGACGTTCGGGAAGGCCCGTCACGCAATCGTCGTCTGGAGCATGGGGGTGACGCAACATCGGTATGGAACCGACAACGTGAAGGCGATCGTAAACCTCCAACTCGCACGAGGCAATGTGGGACGGCCTCACACGGGCCTCATGCCGATCCGCGGACATAGCGGCGTACAGGGTGGCGCCGAGATGGGCGCGATGCCGACAGCCTATACGATGGACTACCAGGTGAATGACGAGAACGCGGCTCTGTTCGCCATGCCGGAATTCTGGGGCTTTCGCCCGCCTGCGTGGAAAGGCCTGGGGGCAGCCCACATGATCCTGGCGGCAGAGCGGGGTGAGATCGACGTGCTCTGGCAGAGCGGCGGTAATTTCCTGGAGACGTTGCCGGAACCGGATCGCGTGCGACGGGCATTAGGCAAGATCGGCCTTCGCGTCCATCAGGACATCGTCGTGAGTTCCACCATGTTGGAGGATCCGGCGGACCTCGTCGTGCTGTTGCCTTCCCGCACACGCTACGAGCAACAGGGCGGAGGCACCGAGACGAGCACGGAACGCCGGATCATCTATAGCCCGGAGATCCCGGGCCCCCGTCCCGGCGAGGCGATGGACGAGTGGGAAATTCCGGTCCTGGTTGCCCGCCGGCTCGATCCGGAGCGCGCCGCGAAGATCTTTCCCTGGCGCGACACGCACGACATCCGCCTCGAGATCGAACGGGTCTGTCCGACGTACAAGGGCATCGGCAGCCTCTATAAAAAGGGGGATCAGGTCCAGTATGGGGGACCGCTCCTGCTGGCCGGCCGATTCGGGACTCCCGACGGCAAGGGCCGATTCACGCCGATCGATCTGCCGGAAGAGACCACTCCGGCCGGTCGGTTTTTCCTGACCACGCGGCGCGGCAAACAATTCAACAGTATGGTCGGGGCCGAGATCGATCCATTAGGGTCTGTTAACACTACCGTAAGCCATCCACGATCAACGCGAAGTTAATGAACGCGACGAACATGACATCAAGCTTGTCAAACCGCGAGAAGAGGCGCCGAAATCCTTTGAGCCGGCGGAACAGCCGTTCGATCTCATTGCGTCGTGCATACAGAGCACGATCGTATTCCCATGGCGTGCGGCGATTCTGCTTGGGCGGCACCACCGGCACATACCCGAGCTCCACGGCCAGTTGTCGCGTCTCATCGCCTTCATAGGCCCGATCCATCAACAAGGGGATCGGGCACGGCCTTTTTCCGAAGCGGTGCAGCAGCATGCGTCCCTCAGGGGCATCGTGGGCCTGGCCCGGCGACAGGGCAAACGTCAAGGCCGTTCGAGCATCCGCGGCAACCAGATGAATCTTGGTGGTCCACCCGCCGCGGGATCGGCCAAGGGCTTGCGGGCCGTTTTTTTTAATGCTCCCGTGCCATCCGGATGGACCTGGACGATGGTACTGTCCAACGCGACGGCTTCGAGTTTCACGCGGATGATCTGAGCCTGTTGCAACTGGGCAAAGACGCGATCCAGCACCCCGCTCTTCGCCCACCGGTTCATGCGCGTATAGATCGTATGCCAGTTCCCGAACCGCTTGGGCAGGCCACGCCATTTGCAGCCCTGCTCCGCGACGTA
Proteins encoded in this region:
- a CDS encoding RecA protein, whose product is MAEKDEKKRALDLALAQIEKQYGKGAVMKLGADDRPADVPAISSGSLGLDIALGVGGFPRGRVIEIFGPESSGKTTLTLHAIAEAQKAGGVAAFIDAEHALDLTYAKKLGVQTDDLLVSQPDTGEQALEIAETLVRSGAIDVIVVDSVAALVPRAEIEGEMGDAHMGLQARLMSQALRKLTAAISKSQTTLIFINQIRMKIGVMFGNPETTTGGNALKFYSSVRLDIRRIESIKDGQDVTGSRVRVKVVKNKMAPPFKQAEFDIMFAEGISKAGELVDMGVEKRVVEKAGAWYSYKGERLGQGREAVRDFLKGNQTIAKEIEGKIRDQAGLPSRGVEKKGEAKEAKDEKADRKSEGRQDERRGHSARVAT
- a CDS encoding Mobile element protein; its protein translation is MEITETQYRHIERCLPTQRGNVTLDNLQVLNAILYVAEQGCKWRGLPKRFGNWHTIYTRMNRWAKSGVLDRVFAQLQQAQIIRVKLEAVALDSTIVQVHPDGTGALKKTARKPLADPAAGGPPRFIWLPRMLERP
- a CDS encoding Mobile element protein translates to MTFALSPGQAHDAPEGRMLLHRFGKRPCPIPLLMDRAYEGDETRQLAVELGYVPVVPPKQNRRTPWEYDRALYARRNEIERLFRRLKGFRRLFSRFDKLDVMFVAFINFALIVDGLR
- a CDS encoding Putative formate dehydrogenase oxidoreductase protein; its protein translation is MADEPASGKRSGRSNWVSLIPFGLHQQHPNNYKDILDAVWENRDSLGYAYRILRDGCCDGCSLGTTGLHDWTMKDLHLCWVRLQLLRLNTMPVMDWHRLEEVAPMRNMKGKALRKLGRLPVPMVRHRGDQGFRRVSWEEAVCLIADRLHVTDPHRIGWFLTARGLTNEAYYAHQKVARFIGTNHVDTSARICHAPSTAALKETVGCSATTCSYKDWIGTDLLVFVGANSANNQPVTLKYLYYAKQAGTKIFVVNPFVEPGMERYWIPSVAESALFGTKLADAFFQIHVGGNIPFFYGVLKHLIERDWLDREFIAARTAGWNELESTARALPWERLEQGAGVTRDDMYRFAETFGKARHAIVVWSMGVTQHRYGTDNVKAIVNLQLARGNVGRPHTGLMPIRGHSGVQGGAEMGAMPTAYTMDYQVNDENAALFAMPEFWGFRPPAWKGLGAAHMILAAERGEIDVLWQSGGNFLETLPEPDRVRRALGKIGLRVHQDIVVSSTMLEDPADLVVLLPSRTRYEQQGGGTETSTERRIIYSPEIPGPRPGEAMDEWEIPVLVARRLDPERAAKIFPWRDTHDIRLEIERVCPTYKGIGSLYKKGDQVQYGGPLLLAGRFGTPDGKGRFTPIDLPEETTPAGRFFLTTRRGKQFNSMVGAEIDPLGSVNTTVSHPRSTRS